A stretch of the Pseudomonas sp. ACM7 genome encodes the following:
- the ampC gene encoding class C beta-lactamase: protein MTDQTNMDRLKTLAVCVALLATGQCVAQDQIETVVNAAVRPVMQAQAVPGIAVAVTVNGKPYYFNYGVASKESAQPVTENTLFEIGSVSKTFTATLAAYAQATGKLSLSDKASNVLPDLRGSAFDTISVLQLGTYSAGGLPLQFPDDADAPDKMLGYFKQWKPTYIAGTHRQYSNPSLGLFGYLAAQSMGAPFDDVMEKTLLPKLGLKHTYLTVPQAQMGLYAQGYNKDDKPVRVGPGALDSEAYGVKTSAADLIRYVEVNMKPSGLETPMQRAVAITHNGYYKVGDMTQGLGWEFYHYPVTLDTLLAGNSTQMAMEAHEVQWLTPPQPQPENVLINKTGSTSGFGAYVAYVPSKDIGIVILANKNYPNPERIKIAHTILSALAK, encoded by the coding sequence ATGACGGACCAAACCAACATGGATAGGCTGAAAACTCTCGCCGTTTGCGTGGCGCTGCTCGCCACCGGCCAATGCGTCGCACAGGATCAAATCGAGACGGTGGTGAATGCCGCCGTACGACCGGTCATGCAAGCCCAGGCCGTTCCTGGAATCGCCGTGGCCGTGACCGTCAACGGAAAGCCGTATTACTTCAACTACGGGGTAGCTTCGAAAGAGAGCGCACAACCCGTCACTGAAAACACCCTGTTCGAGATCGGCTCGGTGAGCAAAACCTTCACCGCCACCCTCGCCGCCTACGCTCAGGCCACCGGCAAACTGTCCCTGTCGGACAAGGCCAGCAACGTGCTGCCGGATCTGCGTGGCAGCGCGTTCGACACCATCAGCGTGCTGCAACTGGGCACCTACAGCGCCGGTGGCCTGCCACTGCAATTCCCCGACGATGCCGATGCACCGGACAAGATGCTCGGCTATTTCAAGCAGTGGAAACCGACCTACATCGCCGGCACCCATCGGCAGTATTCGAACCCGAGCCTGGGGTTGTTCGGTTACCTCGCCGCCCAAAGCATGGGCGCACCGTTTGATGACGTGATGGAAAAAACCCTGCTGCCGAAACTCGGACTGAAGCACACCTACCTCACGGTGCCGCAGGCTCAAATGGGGCTTTACGCTCAAGGTTACAACAAGGATGACAAGCCTGTGCGGGTTGGGCCGGGGGCACTGGATTCGGAGGCTTATGGCGTCAAAACCAGCGCTGCGGACCTGATTCGTTATGTTGAAGTGAACATGAAACCGTCGGGACTTGAAACGCCGATGCAGCGGGCCGTCGCCATCACTCACAACGGGTATTACAAGGTCGGCGACATGACCCAAGGCCTGGGATGGGAGTTCTACCACTATCCGGTCACCCTCGATACGTTGCTTGCTGGCAATTCGACGCAGATGGCGATGGAGGCTCACGAAGTCCAGTGGCTGACCCCGCCGCAACCTCAACCAGAAAACGTATTGATCAACAAAACCGGCTCAACAAGCGGCTTCGGTGCCTACGTGGCGTATGTGCCATCGAAAGACATCGGCATTGTGATCCTGGCCAACAAAAACTACCCGAACCCTGAGCGGATCAAGATTGCTCATACGATATTGAGCGCACTGGCGAAGTAA
- a CDS encoding DUF6124 family protein, protein MKKFSKHQPQTLTDADHLDPAKLCETAKGAVARNPRRTATTQQIFTVAPGVDTLTLLNQACENLATLNVLIASFAGKLEGSNRKVLLSIQQLAAVAELLVNQARENLDPRSDAPDAQPPTRH, encoded by the coding sequence GTGAAAAAGTTCAGCAAGCATCAACCGCAAACCCTAACCGACGCCGATCATCTCGATCCCGCGAAGCTGTGTGAAACCGCAAAAGGCGCAGTCGCCCGAAACCCCAGGCGTACTGCCACGACCCAGCAGATTTTCACTGTTGCTCCTGGTGTTGACACACTAACCCTGCTAAATCAGGCCTGCGAAAACCTTGCCACCCTGAATGTCCTGATTGCGAGTTTTGCCGGAAAACTGGAAGGCTCGAACCGCAAGGTGCTGCTGTCGATTCAACAATTGGCGGCGGTCGCCGAGTTGTTGGTGAATCAGGCACGGGAAAATCTTGATCCGAGAAGCGATGCACCTGACGCTCAGCCGCCGACTAGGCATTGA
- a CDS encoding DUF4174 domain-containing protein, with protein sequence MLIRSLTLTTLLAFTGPLFAADDGSPLDMDKGRSRPLIVIAPSTVDPTWVSLKKSLDEPANRKGFTERNMVLYTVLNLMGQREGKDLGPQDTAALIRSLKLGAGAKSKVILVGKDGEKKFESSGDESKSVDLKKIFDTIDALPATEKEAAAPTVATPVEAAEPVNGAKGAKGAKPGKPAKPAKPPEMPDD encoded by the coding sequence ATGCTCATCAGGTCATTGACCCTGACTACCCTGCTGGCTTTCACCGGCCCCTTGTTCGCTGCCGATGACGGCTCACCGCTGGATATGGACAAGGGCAGGTCCCGGCCATTGATTGTCATCGCTCCAAGTACGGTCGATCCCACGTGGGTCAGCCTGAAAAAGTCGCTGGATGAGCCGGCCAACCGCAAGGGGTTCACCGAGCGAAACATGGTCCTGTACACCGTGCTCAATTTGATGGGCCAGCGCGAGGGCAAAGACCTGGGGCCACAAGACACGGCGGCATTGATCCGCTCGCTCAAGTTGGGTGCCGGCGCGAAGAGCAAAGTCATCCTGGTGGGCAAGGACGGCGAGAAGAAGTTTGAGAGTTCGGGGGATGAATCAAAATCGGTCGATTTGAAGAAAATTTTCGACACGATCGACGCCCTGCCAGCGACCGAAAAAGAAGCCGCAGCGCCGACGGTCGCGACCCCTGTTGAAGCGGCTGAACCGGTCAATGGTGCAAAGGGCGCCAAGGGCGCAAAACCAGGCAAACCGGCGAAGCCCGCCAAGCCGCCTGAAATGCCGGATGATTAA
- a CDS encoding sulfite exporter TauE/SafE family protein → MEFGNFGLVVAGLVVGFIVGMTGVGGGSLMTPILLWFGVNPATAVGTDLLYAAITKSSGVLVHRKNKNIDWAITGWLTLGSVPAVALTLWFLSTLQTSPEAMNAVIKQALGFVLFATALAIFFKKRLLDFAHKRAGGHYNPSGNRLNALTVITGLVLGTMVALTSIGAGALGTVALFILYPLLPTRRLVGTEIAHAVPLTLVAGLGHASMGNMDWHVLGYLLIGSLPGIYLGSHLTGRISDEVLRPCLATMLVLIGYKLAF, encoded by the coding sequence ATGGAATTCGGTAATTTCGGTTTAGTCGTGGCAGGTCTGGTGGTCGGCTTTATTGTCGGGATGACCGGGGTCGGTGGCGGTTCGTTGATGACTCCCATTCTGTTGTGGTTCGGGGTCAATCCGGCCACCGCAGTGGGGACGGATTTGCTGTACGCGGCGATCACCAAGTCCAGTGGTGTGCTGGTTCATAGAAAGAACAAGAACATCGACTGGGCCATTACCGGTTGGCTGACCCTTGGCAGTGTGCCGGCAGTGGCGCTGACGCTGTGGTTCCTGAGCACCTTGCAAACGTCGCCCGAGGCGATGAATGCGGTCATCAAACAGGCGTTGGGCTTTGTCCTGTTTGCCACGGCGCTGGCGATTTTCTTCAAGAAACGCCTGCTCGATTTCGCCCACAAACGCGCGGGCGGTCATTACAACCCCAGCGGCAACCGCTTGAATGCGCTGACCGTGATCACTGGCTTGGTCCTTGGCACCATGGTTGCCCTGACCTCCATCGGCGCTGGCGCCCTGGGCACCGTCGCGTTGTTCATTCTCTATCCGCTGTTGCCGACCCGCCGCCTGGTGGGCACGGAAATCGCGCACGCCGTACCGCTGACCCTGGTTGCCGGCCTTGGCCATGCGAGCATGGGCAACATGGATTGGCACGTGCTGGGTTATTTGCTGATCGGTTCGCTGCCGGGGATTTACCTGGGCAGCCACCTGACGGGCCGCATCTCCGATGAAGTGCTGCGGCCTTGCCTGGCTACGATGCTGGTGCTGATCGGGTACAAACTGGCCTTTTAG
- a CDS encoding aldo/keto reductase, protein MRTLELAGVNVPVIGQGTWRMGEDRSRHTQEVAALRLGIELGMTLIDTAEMYGEGGAEEVVGEAIAGRRDEVFLVSKVYPHNASRKGIPQACERSLRRLDTDYIDLYLLHWRGQYPLEETVEAFERLREEGKIGRWGVSNFDVDDLEELASPACATNQVLYNLEERGIEFDLLPWSRQHQMPVMAYCPIGQGGPMLNHTTLKQIAARHRVTPAQVALAWMLRKEGVIAIPKAVRPEHVQLNAQAAQLQLETGDLEALDQAFRAPQRKQRLAMV, encoded by the coding sequence ATGCGGACCCTCGAACTGGCCGGCGTCAATGTACCGGTCATAGGCCAAGGCACCTGGCGCATGGGCGAAGATCGTTCCCGGCACACCCAGGAAGTGGCGGCATTGCGCCTGGGCATCGAATTGGGCATGACCCTCATCGACACTGCTGAAATGTACGGCGAGGGCGGCGCTGAGGAAGTGGTCGGTGAAGCCATCGCCGGCAGGCGTGACGAAGTGTTTCTGGTCAGCAAGGTTTACCCGCACAACGCCAGCCGCAAAGGTATCCCCCAGGCGTGCGAACGCAGTCTGCGGCGGCTGGATACCGATTACATCGATCTCTACCTGCTGCACTGGCGCGGCCAGTACCCCCTCGAAGAAACGGTCGAAGCCTTCGAGCGCCTGCGCGAAGAAGGCAAGATCGGTCGCTGGGGCGTCTCCAATTTTGATGTCGACGACCTGGAGGAACTGGCCTCACCGGCCTGTGCCACCAATCAGGTGCTCTACAACCTGGAAGAACGCGGCATCGAGTTTGATCTGTTGCCCTGGAGTCGCCAGCATCAAATGCCGGTCATGGCCTACTGTCCGATCGGTCAGGGTGGGCCTATGCTGAACCATACAACGCTCAAACAAATAGCCGCCCGTCACCGTGTGACGCCGGCCCAGGTAGCGCTGGCATGGATGCTGCGTAAGGAAGGCGTGATCGCCATCCCCAAAGCGGTCCGACCCGAGCACGTGCAACTCAACGCGCAAGCCGCACAATTGCAATTGGAGAC